The following proteins are co-located in the Corynebacterium aquilae DSM 44791 genome:
- a CDS encoding undecaprenyl-diphosphate phosphatase, which translates to MIDSSVLAAAANEQTVTWGQTIMLSIVQGLTEFLPISSSGHLRIISELLYGNDAGASFTAVVQLGTEAAVLVYFWRDIVRIITAWFKGLKNPALRDFDYRMGWMVIVGTLPVSVIGFLAKDAIREGLRNLWITAGVLVAFSVVFIAAERYGKKKRSFDKLTMKDAVVMGFAQCLALIPGVSRSGGTISAGLFMGLEREVAARFSFLLAIPAVLASGLFSLPDAFNPEAGQAASGAQLLVGTGIAFAFGYASIAWLLKFVSNHSFSWFAAYRIPVGLAVMGLLATGMLNAT; encoded by the coding sequence GTGATTGATTCAAGCGTTCTCGCCGCTGCAGCCAACGAGCAGACCGTAACCTGGGGGCAAACGATCATGCTCTCCATCGTCCAGGGACTCACGGAATTCCTGCCGATCTCCTCCTCCGGACACCTGCGGATCATCTCCGAACTGCTCTACGGCAACGACGCCGGCGCATCCTTTACCGCCGTCGTCCAACTCGGCACCGAAGCTGCTGTGTTGGTGTATTTCTGGCGCGACATCGTGCGCATCATTACCGCCTGGTTCAAAGGCCTGAAAAACCCCGCCCTCCGAGACTTCGACTACCGCATGGGCTGGATGGTTATCGTCGGCACCCTGCCGGTATCCGTCATCGGGTTCCTCGCCAAAGACGCCATCCGCGAAGGGCTGCGCAACCTGTGGATCACCGCTGGCGTGCTCGTCGCATTCTCGGTCGTGTTCATCGCCGCCGAACGCTACGGCAAAAAGAAGCGCAGCTTCGACAAGCTCACCATGAAAGATGCCGTCGTCATGGGCTTCGCACAGTGCTTGGCCCTGATTCCAGGTGTGTCCCGATCCGGCGGCACCATCTCCGCCGGCCTATTTATGGGCTTAGAGCGCGAAGTCGCCGCCCGCTTCAGCTTCCTGCTGGCCATCCCCGCCGTGCTCGCCAGCGGACTATTCTCCCTCCCCGACGCCTTCAACCCTGAAGCCGGCCAGGCCGCCAGCGGCGCACAGCTGCTCGTCGGAACCGGTATCGCCTTCGCCTTCGGCTACGCCTCGATCGCCTGGCTGCTGAAATTCGTCTCCAACCACTCCTTCAGCTGGTTCGCCGCCTACCGCATCCCCGTCGGCCTCGCCGTCATGGGCCTGCTCGCCACCGGCATGCTCAACGCCACCTAA
- a CDS encoding rhodanese-like domain-containing protein, with translation MATTVLRTLTVGATSLALATCLQACSTNTETTAPTTTAASDTTAGTHAEKPIVIDVRTPGEFADGHLEGARNIDFNGANFTSEIETLDRDASYVLYCRSGNRAGQALKKMEDMGFADVSNAGSVKQASQQLDIPVVTGTN, from the coding sequence ATGGCCACCACCGTTCTGCGCACCCTCACCGTCGGCGCAACCTCCCTCGCCCTTGCCACCTGCCTGCAAGCGTGCAGCACAAACACCGAAACCACCGCGCCAACCACCACCGCCGCAAGCGACACCACCGCCGGCACCCACGCGGAAAAACCCATCGTGATCGACGTTCGCACCCCCGGCGAATTCGCCGACGGACACCTGGAGGGCGCGCGCAATATCGACTTCAACGGCGCGAACTTCACCTCCGAGATCGAAACTCTCGACCGAGACGCCTCCTACGTGTTGTACTGCCGCTCCGGAAACCGGGCAGGACAAGCCCTGAAGAAAATGGAAGATATGGGCTTTGCGGACGTCTCCAACGCCGGCAGCGTCAAACAGGCCAGCCAACAACTCGACATCCCCGTCGTCACCGGCACCAACTAA
- a CDS encoding quinone-dependent dihydroorotate dehydrogenase produces the protein MPHPIRAALYNTALKGMFTLPPERIHEIISDGLGLLNLATPVNRLLGKVVPVNDPVLTQEVFGVTFPRPMGLAAGFDKNASAPDAWTSVGFGYAELGTVTASPQPGNPTPRLFRLPKDKAILNRMGFNNKGAAAVATNLRRRASNDIIGINIGKTKVVPAEQAVDDYRRSASLLGNLADYLVVNVSSPNTPGLRDLQAVESLRPILAEVKSVTDSPVLVKIAPDLSDEDIDAVADLAVELELAGIVATNTTISREGLNTPAAEVERMGAGGISGRPVAQRSLEVLKRLHARVGDQLVLVSVGGIETPQQAWERIAHGASLLQGYTGFIYGGPDWIRDIHLGIAAQIRHHGMSNISEAVGCGLEYVEL, from the coding sequence ATGCCTCACCCGATTCGCGCCGCTTTGTACAACACCGCTCTGAAGGGAATGTTTACCCTTCCGCCAGAGCGAATCCACGAGATCATCAGTGACGGATTGGGGCTGTTGAACCTGGCGACGCCGGTCAACCGTCTGCTGGGCAAAGTTGTTCCCGTCAACGATCCGGTCTTGACGCAGGAAGTTTTCGGCGTCACCTTCCCCCGCCCGATGGGGCTGGCTGCCGGGTTCGATAAGAACGCATCTGCGCCCGACGCGTGGACTTCGGTGGGCTTCGGTTATGCCGAACTGGGTACCGTCACCGCTTCCCCGCAGCCCGGAAACCCCACTCCGCGCCTGTTTCGGCTGCCCAAGGACAAGGCCATCTTGAACCGCATGGGCTTTAACAATAAGGGTGCCGCGGCGGTGGCAACCAACCTGCGGCGCCGGGCCAGCAACGACATCATCGGTATCAACATCGGCAAAACCAAGGTGGTTCCCGCCGAACAAGCCGTCGATGACTATCGCCGGAGTGCCTCGCTTCTCGGCAACCTCGCTGACTACCTCGTGGTCAACGTGTCCTCCCCCAATACTCCCGGATTGCGCGATCTTCAGGCAGTGGAGTCCCTGCGCCCGATTCTTGCGGAAGTCAAGTCTGTGACCGACTCCCCGGTGTTGGTCAAGATCGCCCCGGATCTCAGCGACGAGGATATCGACGCGGTCGCAGATCTCGCCGTCGAGTTGGAACTTGCCGGGATTGTCGCCACCAACACCACCATCAGCCGCGAAGGCTTGAACACCCCGGCCGCCGAAGTAGAGCGCATGGGGGCCGGTGGCATTTCGGGCCGTCCGGTTGCGCAGCGTTCCCTGGAGGTTCTCAAGCGCCTGCATGCGCGAGTTGGTGACCAGCTGGTTCTGGTCAGCGTCGGCGGTATCGAAACCCCGCAGCAGGCGTGGGAGCGCATCGCCCATGGCGCGAGCCTTCTGCAGGGCTACACCGGATTTATCTACGGCGGCCCTGATTGGATTCGCGACATTCACCTCGGCATTGCCGCCCAGATTCGCCACCACGGCATGAGCAACATCAGCGAGGCTGTTGGCTGCGGCTTGGAATACGTCGAGCTTTAA
- the metH gene encoding methionine synthase → MTDSLPAAATHTPHPLIEALQRRVLIGDGAMGTQLQSFDLDVDEDFLGLEGCNEILNHTRPDVLREIHRAYFEAGADLVETNTFGCNLPNLADYDIADRCEELAYKGVAIAREVADEMGPSADGTPRFVVGSMGPGTKLPSLGHAPYADLKGHYALAARGMVRAGADAILVETAQDLLQVKAAVLGCHEAFAELGTSIPILCHVTVETTGTMLLGSEIGAALTALEPLGIDMIGLNCATGPAEMSEHLRYLSANATIPVSVMPNAGLPILGANGAEYPLTAPELAVALHQFVQEFGLSMVGGCCGTTPAHIRAVRDAVLGVPENHTPDEIDDAVKQQIAATGVELPDTPAIRAERTPTAGDAVSSLYTSQPLTQELGVTMIGERTNANGSKAFREAMLAGDTETCLEIAKQQTRDGSHMLDLCVDYVGRDGREDMATLAGLLATSSTLPLMIDSTEPEVIRVGLEHLGGRCAVNSVNFEDGDGPDSRYQRIMRLVKDHGAAVVALTIDEEGQARTAEKKVAIATRLIEDITGTWGLKHRDIIVDCLTFPISTGQEETRRDGIETIEAIRQLKQLYPEVHTTLGLSNISFGLNPAARQVLNSVFLNECIEAGLDTAIAHSSKILPMNRIDERQREVALDMVYDRRREGYDPLQTFMELFEGVSAASAKDARAEALAAMPLFERLSQRIIDGEKNGLEADLDAGMKEKTPLQIINEDLLGGMKTVGELFGSGRMQLPFVLQSAETMKAAVAYLEQFMEASDNTGSKGKIVLATVKGDVHDIGKNLVDIILSNNGYDVVNLGIKQPISTIISAARDAGADVVGMSGLLVKSTVVMKENLAEMNAQGASDIPVLLGGAALTRTFVENDLDELYEGEVHYARDAFEGLKLMDDIMAAKRLGDNGDLSAEALAIKQAAEEKKQQRKARHERSKRIAEKRKAESAPVEVPDRSDVAADVPRATPPFWGTRIVKGLPLADYLPTLDERALFMGQWGLKPTRGGDGPDYDELVETEGRPRLRAWIDKLKAQRILDHAAVVYGYFPAISDGTDVIILDEPRPDAKEIARFSFPRQQRGKFLCIADFILDKNTALETNTVDVMPFQLVTMGQPIADFANELFAANEYRDYLEVHGIGVQLTEALAEYWHARVREELDLGSGVAVGDFDATDPRRFFDLEYRGARYSFGYGSCPNLEDRATLVKLLDAGRIGVELSEELQLHPEQSTDAFVLYHPEASYFNV, encoded by the coding sequence ATGACTGATTCGTTGCCGGCAGCCGCCACCCACACGCCCCACCCGCTCATCGAAGCACTACAGCGTCGCGTCCTCATCGGCGACGGCGCCATGGGCACCCAGCTGCAAAGCTTTGACCTGGACGTCGACGAAGACTTCCTGGGCCTTGAGGGCTGCAACGAAATCCTCAACCACACCCGCCCCGACGTTCTCCGCGAAATCCACCGCGCCTACTTCGAAGCAGGCGCCGACCTTGTTGAAACCAACACCTTCGGCTGCAACCTTCCCAACCTCGCCGACTACGACATCGCCGACCGCTGCGAAGAACTCGCTTACAAAGGCGTCGCCATCGCCCGCGAAGTCGCCGACGAGATGGGCCCCAGCGCCGACGGCACCCCCCGTTTCGTTGTCGGCTCCATGGGCCCCGGCACCAAACTGCCCTCCCTCGGGCACGCCCCCTACGCCGACCTCAAAGGCCACTACGCCCTCGCAGCCCGCGGCATGGTGCGCGCCGGCGCCGACGCCATCCTGGTAGAAACCGCCCAAGACCTCCTACAGGTCAAAGCCGCCGTCTTAGGCTGCCACGAAGCCTTCGCAGAACTCGGCACCAGCATCCCGATCCTCTGCCACGTCACCGTGGAAACCACCGGCACCATGCTGCTCGGCTCAGAAATCGGCGCCGCACTCACCGCCCTGGAACCCCTCGGCATCGACATGATCGGGCTGAACTGCGCCACCGGGCCGGCGGAAATGAGCGAACACCTCCGCTACCTCTCCGCCAACGCCACCATCCCAGTATCCGTCATGCCCAACGCCGGCCTGCCCATCCTGGGCGCAAACGGCGCCGAATACCCGCTCACAGCGCCCGAACTCGCCGTCGCGCTCCACCAATTCGTCCAAGAATTCGGCCTCAGCATGGTCGGCGGATGCTGTGGCACCACCCCCGCACACATCCGCGCAGTCCGCGACGCCGTCCTCGGCGTCCCCGAAAACCACACCCCGGACGAGATCGACGACGCCGTCAAGCAACAAATCGCCGCCACCGGAGTTGAGCTCCCCGACACCCCCGCAATCCGCGCCGAACGCACCCCCACCGCCGGCGACGCCGTCAGCTCCCTGTACACCTCACAGCCGCTGACCCAAGAACTCGGCGTCACCATGATCGGTGAACGCACCAACGCCAACGGCTCCAAAGCCTTCCGCGAAGCAATGCTGGCCGGCGACACCGAAACCTGCCTCGAAATCGCCAAGCAACAAACCCGCGACGGCAGCCACATGCTCGACCTGTGCGTCGACTACGTCGGCCGCGACGGCCGCGAAGACATGGCAACCCTGGCAGGACTGCTCGCCACCAGCTCCACCCTGCCTCTGATGATCGACTCCACCGAACCCGAGGTCATCCGCGTCGGACTTGAACACCTCGGCGGACGCTGCGCCGTCAACTCCGTCAACTTCGAAGACGGCGACGGCCCCGACTCCCGCTACCAACGCATCATGCGCCTGGTCAAAGACCACGGCGCCGCCGTCGTAGCGCTCACCATCGACGAAGAAGGCCAAGCCCGCACCGCCGAGAAAAAAGTCGCCATCGCCACCCGCCTCATCGAAGACATCACCGGCACCTGGGGACTCAAACACCGCGACATCATCGTTGACTGCCTCACCTTCCCAATCTCCACCGGCCAAGAAGAAACCCGCCGCGACGGCATCGAAACCATCGAAGCCATCCGCCAGCTCAAACAGCTCTACCCGGAAGTCCACACCACCCTGGGCCTGTCCAACATCTCCTTCGGACTCAACCCCGCCGCCCGCCAGGTGCTCAACTCCGTCTTCCTCAACGAATGCATCGAAGCAGGACTGGACACCGCCATCGCGCACTCCTCAAAGATCCTGCCGATGAACCGCATCGACGAACGCCAACGCGAAGTCGCCCTCGACATGGTCTACGACCGCCGTCGCGAAGGCTACGATCCGCTGCAGACCTTCATGGAACTGTTCGAAGGCGTGTCCGCCGCCTCCGCTAAAGACGCGCGCGCCGAAGCTCTCGCCGCGATGCCACTGTTCGAACGCCTCTCCCAACGCATCATCGACGGAGAGAAAAACGGACTCGAAGCCGACCTCGACGCCGGCATGAAAGAAAAAACCCCGCTGCAAATCATCAACGAAGACCTACTCGGCGGCATGAAAACCGTCGGCGAACTCTTCGGTTCAGGACGCATGCAGCTTCCCTTCGTCCTGCAATCCGCCGAAACCATGAAAGCCGCCGTGGCCTACCTCGAGCAATTCATGGAAGCCTCCGACAACACCGGCTCCAAAGGCAAGATTGTGCTTGCCACCGTCAAGGGCGACGTACACGACATCGGCAAAAACCTCGTCGACATCATCCTGAGCAACAACGGCTACGACGTCGTCAACCTCGGCATCAAACAACCCATCTCCACCATCATTTCCGCCGCCCGCGACGCCGGCGCCGACGTGGTCGGCATGTCCGGCCTACTGGTCAAATCCACCGTCGTTATGAAAGAAAACCTGGCTGAAATGAACGCCCAGGGCGCATCAGACATTCCGGTGCTGCTCGGTGGCGCCGCACTCACCCGCACCTTCGTCGAAAACGACCTCGACGAACTCTACGAAGGCGAAGTGCACTACGCCCGCGACGCCTTCGAAGGCCTGAAACTCATGGACGACATCATGGCCGCCAAACGCCTCGGCGACAACGGCGACCTGTCCGCAGAGGCTCTCGCCATCAAACAGGCCGCCGAAGAAAAGAAACAGCAACGAAAAGCACGCCACGAGCGCAGCAAGCGGATCGCCGAAAAACGTAAAGCGGAATCCGCACCAGTGGAGGTGCCCGACCGTTCCGACGTCGCAGCCGACGTCCCCCGCGCCACCCCGCCGTTCTGGGGCACCCGCATCGTCAAGGGCCTGCCGCTAGCCGACTACCTACCAACCCTCGACGAACGCGCCCTGTTCATGGGTCAATGGGGACTCAAACCCACCCGCGGAGGCGACGGACCCGACTACGACGAACTCGTCGAAACCGAGGGCCGCCCCCGACTGCGCGCATGGATCGACAAGCTCAAAGCTCAACGCATCCTTGACCACGCCGCCGTAGTCTACGGCTACTTCCCAGCCATCAGCGACGGAACCGACGTCATCATCCTCGACGAACCACGCCCAGACGCCAAAGAAATTGCCCGCTTCAGCTTCCCCCGCCAACAGCGCGGCAAATTCCTGTGCATCGCCGACTTCATCCTGGACAAAAACACTGCCCTGGAAACCAACACCGTCGACGTGATGCCCTTCCAGCTGGTCACCATGGGGCAACCCATCGCAGACTTCGCCAACGAGCTGTTCGCCGCCAATGAATACCGCGACTACCTCGAAGTCCACGGCATCGGCGTGCAGCTCACCGAAGCACTCGCCGAGTACTGGCACGCCCGCGTACGCGAAGAACTCGACCTGGGCAGCGGCGTCGCAGTCGGCGATTTCGACGCCACAGACCCCCGACGCTTCTTCGACCTGGAATACCGCGGCGCCCGCTACTCCTTCGGCTACGGATCCTGCCCCAACCTGGAAGACCGGGCAACGCTGGTCAAACTCCTCGATGCCGGCCGCATCGGCGTGGAACTGTCCGAAGAGCTGCAATTACACCCCGAACAGTCCACCGACGCCTTCGTCCTGTACCACCCCGAAGCCAGCTACTTCAACGTGTAG
- a CDS encoding aldo/keto reductase: MKQRTVGHSGLRVSSQGLGTVTWGDQTGEDVARAQVSLFRDHGGTLIDVAPSYNGGAALHILGRVLSSTDRDDVVLSTASGVDPTQPLGRRVDCSRRNLIASLDATLSTIGTDFVDLWSVEFWDPRTSPEEVADTLDYAVRTGRARYAGVRSYAGWQLAVTHAAANHAAASARPIVAAQSEYNLLVRRAEEELLPATAHLGVGFFAAAGLAQGVLTGKYRHAIPECSRGASPQRLAEVHGYLDDRTDAITHAVATAAQGLGVSAAMVSAAWLRDAPGVTSYIIGARSVEQLKENLESENLVLPVAIREAFDEISRS, from the coding sequence ATGAAGCAGCGCACGGTTGGACATTCTGGACTTCGAGTCAGTTCTCAGGGTTTGGGGACGGTGACGTGGGGGGATCAGACAGGTGAGGATGTGGCGCGTGCGCAGGTGTCGTTGTTTCGGGATCATGGGGGCACGTTGATTGATGTGGCGCCCTCCTATAACGGGGGTGCGGCGTTGCATATTTTGGGGCGTGTTTTGTCGAGCACTGATCGTGATGATGTGGTGTTGTCGACTGCTAGTGGGGTTGATCCGACTCAGCCGTTGGGGCGGCGGGTGGATTGTTCGCGACGGAATTTGATTGCCAGTTTGGATGCAACGTTGAGCACTATTGGCACGGATTTTGTGGATTTGTGGTCGGTGGAGTTTTGGGATCCGCGGACGTCGCCGGAGGAGGTTGCCGACACGTTGGATTATGCGGTGCGCACTGGTCGCGCCCGGTATGCGGGGGTGCGTTCTTATGCTGGTTGGCAGTTGGCGGTGACGCATGCTGCGGCTAATCATGCGGCTGCTTCTGCCCGACCCATCGTCGCGGCCCAGAGTGAATACAACTTGTTGGTGCGGCGTGCAGAAGAAGAACTGTTGCCCGCCACAGCACACCTGGGGGTGGGATTTTTTGCTGCGGCTGGGCTGGCCCAGGGGGTGCTTACTGGAAAATATCGGCATGCAATCCCCGAGTGTTCTCGGGGTGCAAGCCCGCAGCGGCTTGCGGAGGTGCATGGGTATTTGGATGATCGGACCGACGCTATTACGCACGCGGTTGCTACCGCCGCGCAAGGCCTGGGAGTCAGCGCCGCTATGGTGTCTGCCGCCTGGTTGCGGGACGCCCCGGGGGTTACTTCCTACATCATTGGTGCGCGCTCAGTGGAACAGCTCAAGGAGAATCTGGAGTCGGAAAATCTGGTGCTACCCGTAGCGATCCGGGAAGCTTTCGACGAGATTTCGCGCTCTTAA
- a CDS encoding HAD family hydrolase, translated as MVDAILWDMDGTLVDSEPLWEIATYAMGERLGRKLTPEVREKTIGGSFHNTFTICAQHAGFNPTPEREALEYQRTVDTMNELFATGLPFNPGVKRLLKELHAAGIPMLIVTNTVRDVAEGCFRAIGEHLFVDTLAGDDVAHGKPAPDLYLEAARRVGVNPERCLVFEDSATGMQAARTAGCRVIGLPAHADVPIPDGVKLLADIHGENSFATVTVEDIERFYASF; from the coding sequence ATGGTTGACGCAATCCTATGGGACATGGACGGCACCCTCGTAGACTCCGAGCCCTTATGGGAAATCGCGACCTACGCGATGGGGGAGAGGTTGGGGCGAAAGCTCACCCCAGAAGTGCGAGAAAAAACCATCGGCGGAAGTTTTCACAACACCTTCACCATCTGCGCGCAACACGCCGGCTTCAACCCCACCCCAGAACGTGAAGCCCTCGAGTACCAGCGCACCGTCGACACCATGAACGAATTGTTCGCCACCGGGCTACCTTTCAACCCCGGCGTCAAACGGCTACTCAAGGAACTGCACGCTGCCGGCATTCCCATGCTGATCGTAACTAACACCGTGCGAGACGTCGCCGAAGGATGTTTCCGCGCCATTGGAGAACACCTATTCGTCGACACCCTCGCCGGCGACGACGTGGCACACGGCAAACCCGCCCCGGACCTCTACCTCGAGGCAGCGCGCCGGGTAGGAGTCAATCCAGAGCGCTGTCTCGTCTTCGAAGACTCCGCCACCGGAATGCAAGCAGCTCGCACAGCGGGCTGCCGCGTTATCGGACTACCCGCCCACGCAGACGTTCCAATCCCTGACGGGGTAAAGCTACTAGCAGACATTCATGGGGAAAACTCCTTCGCCACCGTGACAGTCGAGGACATTGAACGCTTCTACGCCAGCTTCTAA
- the mshC gene encoding cysteine--1-D-myo-inosityl 2-amino-2-deoxy-alpha-D-glucopyranoside ligase encodes MKSWPRPEVPTITTADFQLRLFDTADQVIKPVHMPATGPVGMYVCGITPYDATHLGHGATYLAFDLIHRLLLATGRDVTFVQNITDVDDPLFERAERDNVDWRHLGTSQIDLFRSDMENLRVIPPQHYIGVQESIDDVIDVVQQLLDNGAAYIVDDPAHPDIYARRDATPQFGYESNYDEQTMAEFFAERGGDPTRPGKHDPLDALIWKARREGEPWWDSPFGQGRPGWHIECAAIARRFLGSTFAIQGGGSDLIFPHHEYSAAHIEAACNEPRMAGHYVHTGMISLDGVKMSKSLGNLVFVSKLTEQGARPSAIRLAVYASHYRQNRDFSTAVLAQAESRLDTWMQAVRRADDDSAARTLIDTVIKHLAEDLDTPGAIAAVDSWAAGIVGAKDASNASTELTGPGALVAQALDALMGITL; translated from the coding sequence GTGAAGTCTTGGCCCCGCCCAGAAGTCCCCACCATCACCACCGCGGACTTTCAACTTCGCCTGTTCGACACCGCAGACCAAGTGATCAAACCAGTCCACATGCCCGCCACCGGGCCCGTTGGAATGTACGTCTGTGGCATCACCCCCTACGACGCCACCCACCTCGGACACGGCGCAACCTACCTCGCCTTCGACCTCATCCACCGCCTGCTTCTCGCCACCGGCCGCGACGTCACCTTCGTTCAAAACATCACCGACGTCGACGACCCACTTTTTGAACGCGCCGAACGCGACAACGTCGACTGGCGCCACCTCGGCACCAGCCAAATCGACCTATTCCGCTCCGACATGGAAAACCTGCGCGTCATCCCCCCGCAGCACTACATCGGCGTCCAAGAATCCATCGACGACGTCATCGACGTCGTCCAACAACTCCTCGACAACGGCGCAGCCTACATCGTCGACGACCCCGCACACCCCGACATTTACGCGCGCCGGGACGCCACACCGCAGTTCGGCTACGAGTCCAACTATGACGAGCAGACCATGGCGGAATTTTTCGCCGAACGCGGCGGGGATCCCACCCGCCCAGGCAAACACGACCCGCTGGATGCTTTGATCTGGAAAGCCCGCCGCGAAGGCGAACCCTGGTGGGACTCGCCCTTCGGGCAAGGCCGTCCCGGCTGGCACATCGAATGCGCCGCCATCGCCCGCCGTTTTTTGGGATCCACCTTTGCCATCCAGGGTGGTGGATCGGACCTGATTTTCCCGCACCACGAGTACTCAGCAGCGCACATCGAAGCCGCCTGCAATGAGCCTCGCATGGCCGGCCACTACGTCCACACCGGCATGATCTCCCTCGACGGAGTCAAAATGTCGAAGTCGTTGGGCAACCTCGTCTTCGTCTCCAAGCTCACCGAACAAGGCGCCCGCCCCTCCGCCATCAGGCTGGCAGTGTACGCCTCCCACTACCGCCAAAACCGAGACTTTTCCACCGCGGTTCTCGCACAAGCGGAATCCCGCCTGGACACCTGGATGCAGGCCGTACGGAGGGCAGACGATGACAGCGCAGCCCGCACCCTCATCGATACCGTCATCAAACACCTGGCCGAAGACCTCGATACGCCGGGCGCCATCGCCGCCGTCGATAGCTGGGCCGCAGGTATTGTGGGCGCCAAGGATGCATCCAACGCATCCACCGAACTCACCGGGCCAGGCGCACTCGTCGCCCAAGCCCTCGACGCCCTGATGGGAATCACCCTATGA